From Bacillus sp. Bos-x628, the proteins below share one genomic window:
- a CDS encoding DUF418 domain-containing protein: protein MLTKIVLRLAGLGRLSLSNYLAQSIICATIFNSYGLGLFGQMGSMWGLMLAVGLYTAQLFISYLYLKKWRRGPVEWLMGSWMYWI, encoded by the coding sequence TTGTTAACAAAAATCGTGCTACGGCTTGCAGGGCTGGGCCGTTTGTCTCTATCAAATTATTTGGCGCAGTCGATCATTTGTGCAACGATTTTCAATTCTTATGGACTTGGTCTATTTGGACAGATGGGGTCAATGTGGGGACTGATGCTCGCTGTCGGGCTTTACACAGCACAGCTGTTCATCAGCTATCTCTATTTGAAAAAATGGAGAAGAGGTCCGGTGGAATGGCTCATGGGAAGCTGGATGTATTGGATATAA
- a CDS encoding TlpA disulfide reductase family protein, producing the protein METQLFKWPDHLPWIRRSDQPLSSEGRIQLLYFWSINCPHCEELTKDVLQSVNQLGINVTCVHVPYTEEEKSIDVVSTYAEEKNITAPIILDQDYEIVTKYKVQGLPSFCLMDEEGQLVDRKMGDTGWEKILKKLEKQS; encoded by the coding sequence ATGGAGACTCAACTGTTTAAATGGCCTGATCATCTACCTTGGATTCGACGTTCAGATCAACCGCTTTCGTCAGAAGGTCGTATCCAACTCCTTTATTTTTGGTCGATCAACTGTCCTCATTGTGAAGAGTTAACAAAGGATGTTTTGCAAAGTGTGAATCAGCTAGGAATCAATGTAACATGTGTTCATGTGCCGTATACGGAGGAAGAAAAATCAATAGACGTTGTTTCAACGTATGCGGAAGAAAAGAATATCACAGCTCCAATTATTTTGGATCAAGATTATGAGATCGTCACAAAATATAAGGTGCAAGGATTGCCTAGCTTTTGTTTAATGGATGAAGAGGGGCAATTAGTAGATCGAAAAATGGGAGATACCGGCTGGGAGAAGATATTGAAAAAGTTAGAAAAACAATCTTAA